CGACCAGGCCGATCGGCAGGTTGACGTAGAAGACCCAGCGCCAGCCCTCCTCGGTGCCGAAGGCCTGGATCAGCAGGCCGCCGAGCAGCGGGCCGACGGCGGTGGAGACCCCGATGGTGGCGCCCAGCAGCCCGAAGGCGCGACCCCGTTCGGCGCCCTGGAAGAGCTGTTGGATGAAGCCGGAGACCTGCGGGACCAGGATGCCGCCGGCGACCCCCTGCGCGAGGCGGGCCGCGACCAGCCACTCCTCCGTCCGGGCCGCGCCCGCCAGCACGCTGGTGGCCGTGAAGAGGGCCAGCCCGACCATGAAGACCGCGCGGCGGCTGCGGGCGTCCCCGAGCCGGCCGGCGGGGACGAGGGCGAGGCCGAAGGTGAGCGCGTATCCGGAGAGGACCCACTGCAGGCCGCTCTCCGACATGTCCAGGCCGCTGCGGATCGAGGGCAGCGCGACGTTGACGATGCTGACGTCCAGCAGGGTCATGAAGCCGGCCACCAGGCAGACCGCGAGGGCGTGCCAGCGGTGGTCGCGGCCGGGGCCGGTGGCGGCGTCCGCTGCTCCCCCGCGCACCGCGTCCGTCATGTCCGCCCGCCCGCCCGGTCCGGGAGAGGCCGGTCCCGGACCGCTGGGCCGTGGGCCGGCCGCTGACCACTGTCGTCCCGGTTCGCCATCGTCACTCCGTCCGGCCGGGGCTGCGCGGGCCCGACGGGTCCGCGCCCTGCGTCCAGTGTCGGCCGAAGGGCCGGACACGGCTTGTCCGGGCGCGGGAGGGCAGCCGTGCCACGGGCGGTGACCGGCGGGGGCGCCCGCCGGTCACCGCCCGCGCATGGGGCGGCCCGCAGCGGGCAGACGCGCCGCCGTGGACCTGGACGGACCAGGGACCACCGAGACGAGGAGCATGCTCATGTCATTCCTCTGGGCCGTCATCGCGGGGCTGGTCATCGGTCTGCTGGCGAAACTCCTGCTACCGGGGCGCCAGCCCGTTCCGCTCTGGCTGACCATCGTCCTGGGCATCATCGGCGGCGTGGCCGGGAACGCGCTGGCCGGCGCGCTCGGGGTCCGCGACACCGGCGGCATCGACTGGATCCGGCACCTGCTCCAGATCGGGGTCGCCGCCGTCCTCATCGCCGTGTTCTCGCCGGTCTGGGGTCGTCGGCGCGTCTGACCCGCGGTGGCCTCCCTGACAGGCCGACAGAATCGCCCCTGCCGTGGGGAGTAGCCGGCCCGAACCGGGGCACGCGGGAGACCACCGCTACGAATTCCGGAGGCTGCCGGTTCATGGACGCACAGAGGGACGCCTACACCGAGACAACCGTGGAGCGCGCGCTGGCGGCGCATCTGGCCGGACCGGTCCCCCGGACCCTGCGCATGGTGGCGCGGTACGACACCGGCAACCCGTACGCGGTCTCGCTCTGCTTTCCCGCCCCCGCCGTCCTCGCCGACGGTCTGACCGTCGAGGACGGCGGGCGGCCCGAGGACGGCACGGTCTGGACCGTCTCCCGGGAGCTCCTGACCGACGGCGTGCGGCTGCCGGCCGGCCTCGGCGACCTCCGGGTCCGGCCGGCCGGGGGCGGGCTGACCCGGCTTGAGTTCCACGGGATCGCGGGGGTCGCGCTCGTCCACACCGACACCTGCGCGCTCGCGGGATTCCTTTCGGACGCCCACGCCCTGGTGCCCGCCGGTACGGAGCACCTGCTGATCCGCTGGCCGGACACCGTCGAGACGCTGCTCGGGCAGGGCGGCCGATAGGCCGACCGGATGACCGGCAGCGCGCGGGTGGCGCTCCCGGGCCCGATCCGGGAACCCTCTGCCGGGCAGGGCGGTCCGCGCCGTGCCACGGGCGGAAGGCGGGCACCTGTGGGATCCGAGGGCCGACGGGCGAGGGTGTCCGCGCAGCGGGGGACGAGCAGGCGGCTCGCCCTCGCCGGCATGCTGTTCGCCGTCTCGATGACCTTCATCGACCAGACCATCGTCTCCATCGCCGCACCGAGCATCATCGGTGAGCTCGGGCTGTCGAGCGCCGGTATGCAGTGGGTGGTCAACGCCTACCTGCTCTCGCTGGCCGCCTTCTTCGCCCTGGGCGGCCGGCTCGCCGACGTACTGGGGCACCGTCGGCTGATGCTGATCGGCACGGTCACCTTCGTCGTCGCCTCCGCGCTCTGCGGGGCGGTCCCCACCGGATCGGCCGCACAGGTCTGGCTGATCACCTTCCGGGCCGTCCAGGGCCTCGGCGCCGCCCTGATGTTCCCGGCCGCCCTGGCCGTGGTGGTCGAGGTGTTCCCGGTCGAACGGCGCGGGGCCGCGCTGGCGGTGTTCTTCGGGGTCGCCGGCGGGCTCACCGCGATCGGCCCGATCCTCGGGGGCTGGCTGACCGCCTGGACCTGGCGGGCGATCTTCTGGGTGAACGTCCCGGTGGCCGTGATCGCGATCGTGCTGACGCTGATGGCCCGGATCCGCAACCGCCCGCGCCCCGAACCCGTCGACTGGCCGGGTGCCGCGCTGGTGGCGGTCGGGATGGGTCTGAGCGTGCTCGGACTCCAGCAGGCCTCGTCCTGGGGCTGGGGAAGTCCGGCCACCTGGCTGTGCGTCGGCGGGGGGCTGCTGGTGCTGGCCCTGTTCGTCGTGGTCGAGCTGCGCGGCGAGGACCCGCTGATCACCATGCGGGTCTTCACCGACCGGGCCTTCTCCGTCGACAACGCCGTGCTGTTCTTCGCGATGATGTCGTTCGTCCCGGTCTTCTTCTTCGCCTCCGTCTACGCGCAGGTCGCGCTCTCCTCGTCCCCGCAGGAGGCCGGCCTGTACCTGCTGGTCTTCTTCGCCGGGTTCGCGCCCGGGTCGCAGATCGGCGGCCGGATGCTGGACCGGCGGGGCGCCCGGCGCCCGATGGTGCTGGGGACCCTCCTCGGCGCCGTGGGCTTCGCCCTGTGGGCGCACAAGATCACCGATCTGTCGCTGAACGCGCAGTGGCCCTACATCGTGCTGTCGGGCGCCGGGATCGGACTGCTGCTGACCCCCGCCTCGACCGACGCGGTGAACCGGGCCATCGGCGCCTCCTACGGCGAGGTCACCGGCATCACCCAGACGATCCGCAACTACTCGGCCAGCGTGAGCCTGGCGGTTCTCGGCACCGTGCTGCTGAACGCCACCACCACGAACATCCGGCGGACCCTGCTCCGGCAGGGCCTGTCGGAGCAGGACGCCCGGGGCACCGCGACGGCGATCGCCCGGAGCGTCGCCGGGCAGGGCGGCTCGAACGGCTCCGGCGGCTCGGGCCGGCTCGGCGCCGCCGCCATGGACGCCGTCCGGCTGGACTTCGCGCAGGCCAACCGTCCGGTGTTCTACGGCATGGCCGCCGCGCTGGCGGTCGCCTTCCTCTGCGCGCTGCTTCACCCGGGGACGCGGGTGACGGCGCCCTCCGGTGAGTCCGAGGTGCCCGAGGAGTCAGCCGTGGAGCGGGGCTGAGCGGAGTCGAGCGATGGCTGCTGCGCCGTCGTGACCACCGTCCAGGGCCGAGCGGCCCGCTGACGGCCGAGCAGCCGGCCCCGCAGCGGCGCCACCAGCAGGCCGAGCAGTGCGGACAGCAGGCAGAGCGCCACCGCGGGGGCCGTCCCCGGGCCGTCCGTCAGCAGCAGCGGCAGCACCGGTGCCACCGCGAGGGCCCCGAGCCCGACCGGCAGCAGCAGGGCCCCGGCGTTCCCCGTGCCGGCGGCCGGCCGGGGCCGGACCGGCGCGGTCGTCCGCCTGCTGTTGCCGTCGCCGAAGAACGCGCGGACGGCCTCCGGGGATTCGAACTCGCCCCAGTGACAGACGCCGGCGTCGGTCACCAGGACCACCGGGCACCGGCCGGTGAGCAGCCGCCAGTGCCGCGGGGCCAGCAGCCAGGCCTCCTGACCACCGGCGAACCGGGCCACCAGCGCCGGGGCGTCGTCGGCCGGGTCGAGGAACAGCTCGGCCCCGGCGCCGTCGGCCCGCAGCACGCGCAGGTACTCGCGCACGGTGACGGGAGAGGCGCCCCGCAGGCCGCGCAGGTACGACCGCACCCGCGCGCCCGAACCGCCCCGGAGCATGCGCAGGACCGCGCCCAGGGACGTGCCCAGGGACGTGCTCAGGGACGTGCTCAGGGACGTGCGCACCGTGACGGGGGAGGCCCCTCGAAGCCCGCGCAGGTACGACCGCACCGTCACGGCGGAGCCGCCGCGGACCGGGACGGGCCGAACGCTCTCCTCCCGGACGGCGGCCTGCGGGGTGACCCGGACGCCGAGCACCTCGCCGCCGCGGGCGTCGCGCAGGAGCACCCGGGCCTTGGCGTGGGCCGAGCGGCCCGCGGCCGCGTACGGCACCAGGACGAGCAGCAGGAGCAGGGCGAGGAGCGCGACGCCGGGGTGGACCGACAGGTACCACCCGGAGGTCAGGCGCAGCCGCCACGCGGCCTCGTCGACGATCCCGCCCAGCTCCGGGTGGGATCGGGCCAGCAGGACCTGGTGCCGGTCGCCGATCCTGGGCGGGGCGCCCAGTCCGGTACCGAGCACGGTGATCCGCACGGGGCGGCCGCCCGCGTCCGCGACGGTCATCACCAGGGTGGCGCGGTATCGCGCCGGTGTGCCGCCGAGCCGGGTCACGTCGGTGGGCCCGGCGCTCACCTGTCCGGTGACCAGCGAGGAGCCCGCCGCGTGGATCTCCCGCAGTCGCGCCTGCTCGGCGCCGCGTGGGAGCGCGACCGCGGCGACGAGGCCCCAGCCCAGCAGGACCACCAGCACCGTGCCGACGGCGGCCCGCCGCAGCGGGCGGGGCAGCGGAAGCCGCAGCGGCAGCGCCGGCGGGGCGATCGGGCGGCGGTGGGGCGGGGCGCCCGCCTCCCCCGCCGCCGGCTCGCTCCGGGTCAGCGCGGCCCGGAGCAGCCCGAGCAGCAGGGCCGCCGCGATCACCGCGACGACGTCCCAGCGCGGGCGGGGTACGTCCGCGCGCAGCGCGACCAGCAGGGGTGCCACCGCCGCGCACAGCAGGGCGGTGGCACCGACGGCGCGCGAGGCGGCAGTGGAGGCACGGGGTGCCCGCAGTCTGTCGATCATCAAATTGATGCTGCCGGAGCGCGGGCGGTGGTGGTACGGCCGGCCGGTCTCGATCACACAACGAAGCCCGGAGCGGCCGTACCCGACCGGCCGTCAGTCCTTGACGGCGCCCGCCAGGCCGGAGACCAGCTTGCGCTGGACGGCGACGAAGAACACCAGCACCGGCACGGTCATCAGCGTCGAGGCCGCCATGATGGCACCCCAGTCTGCCTCGTCCGGTTTGAAGAAGACCAGCAGCGCCGAGGGCAGCGTCTGGTTCTGGGTGGCGCTGATGATGAACGTCTTCGCGAAGACGAAGTCGTTCCAGGCCGCGATGAACGAGAACACGCTGGTGGCGGCCAGGCCCGGGGCGACCAGCGGCAGCAGGATCCGCCACAGGATCCTGCTCCGGCTCGCCCCGTCGATCTGCGCCGCCTCCTCGATCGAGACCGGGACGGCCGCGACGAAGCCGCGCATCATCCAGATGCCGAACGGCAGTGAGAAGGCCAGCTGGACCAGGATCAGCGAGGCGAGGGTGTTGAGCCCGATGCCCGGGGCGAAGCGGCCGGCGTCACGGAACATGAAGAACAGCGGGATGGTCAGCGCCTCGACCGGGATCATCTGGGCGATCAGGAACATCACCATGATCGTGGTGCGGAAGCGGAACCGGAACCGGCTGACGGCCACGGCCGCGAGGAAGACCACCAGGCCGGACAGCACCACGACCGCCAGCGCGATCACCACGCTGTTGAGGAAGTAGCGCCCGAAGCCGTCGACGCCCAGCACCTGCCGGAAGCTCTCCAGCGTCGGGTGCGCGGTCCACGGCTTCGGGTGCAGGGACTGCACCTCGCCCTTGGGCTTGAAGGCGGACAGCACCATCCAGAAGATCGGGAAGGCGGTGACCGCGGCGACCGCGTAGGCGGTGGTGTTGGCGGCGAACCGCCACCGGCTGCGGGTGTTCACAGTTCATTCCCCGTACGTCGCAGGGTGCGGATGTGGAGAACCGTCGGGACGACCAGGATCAGCAGCATGATCACGCCGATGGCCGCGCCCAGCCCGTACTGCGAGGAGGCGAAGGCCTTCTGGTACGCGTACACGTTGAGCACCAGGTTCTGCCCGGCGATACCGCCGCCGGTGGTCATCACGTAGATCTGGGTGAAGACCTTGAAGTCCCAGATGACCGACTGGATGACCACGATGGTCAGGATCGGCCGCAGCATCGGCGCGGTGATCCGGCGGAACGTCGTCCAGGTGCCGGCGCCGTCCAGCGACGCGGCCTCCAGGATCTCGCCGGGGATGGCGTTGATGCCCGCGTAGAGCGTCACCATCACGAACGGGAAGGAGTGCCAGACCACGACGGCGCCGACGATCAGGAACGCCGTCCACTTGTCGTAGAACCAGTTGTACTCGTGGAAGCCGGACAGGCCGAGCTTCACCAGCAGGTCGTTGACCAGCCCGAGGTTGGTGTCGAACAGGAAGCTCCACACCGTGGATCCGGTCATGGCCGGCGCCGCCCAGGCCGCCATCGAGGCGGTGGTCAGCACCAGCCGGGCGACCTTGCCGATCCGGGTCAGCAGGACGGCCAGGGTGGCCCCGACCGCCAGCGTCGCGAGGACGCAGAACGCCGCGAAGCCGACCGTCTGGGCCAGCACCGTCCAGAACTGCCGGTCGCCCAGGATGGTGGAGTAGTTCTCGAACCCGACGAACCGGGTGGGCACTCCCCCGGACGCCTGCGCCTGGCCGAAGTCGAGCACCGAGAGCAGACCGAGCTGGTAGATCGGGTAGAGGACCAGCGGGATCAGGATGACGAGGGCCGGCAGCAGCAGCCAGAGCGGGGTCAGGCGACGGCGCCCGCGCGCGGGCGCGACCGGGCCGGCGCCCCGGCGGCGCCCGGCGGGGGGAGTCGGCGCCGCCGGGGCGGTCGTGAGGGAAGCGGACACGTACGGGACCTGCTCTCAGTGCGCCTGGAAGGCGGTGTTGATCTGCTGGGCCGCGTCGCCGGAGGCCCTCGCCACGTCGGCCTTGCCGGTGACGACCTGCTGGAGCATGGTCGGCACGACGGCCTGCGCGTCGATCTGCGCCCAGCCCTGGTCCATCGGGACGAAGCGGGTACCGGCCGCGATGGTGTCGGTGAACGGCTTCAGGAACGGATCCTTCGCCGCGACGGCGGTGTTGACCGACTTCAGGGTCGGCAGGTTGCCCATCGCGTCGTACATCGCCTGCTGGTTCTCCGGGCTCGCCAGCAGTTCGGCGAACTGGGCCGCCAGCGTGCGGTGCTTGGCCGCCTTCATGACGCCGAGGTTGTTGCCGCCGGCGAAGGCCGGGGCGATCGAGCCGGCCTCGGCCCCGGGCAGCGGGACGACCGCGTACTTGCCCTTGGCGGCTCCGGCGTCGACCTTGCTGCGGCTGGAGTTGGGCAGGATCGCCATCGCCGCCTTGCCGGCCGCGAACAGGTCGACGGTCTTGCCGCCGGTGAGGTCCGCGCACTGCTGGGCCGGGCACCCGTCGGCGCCGAACAGGTCGGTGTAGCGCTTGACACCCGCCTGCGACGCGGCCGAGTCGATGGCCGCGGTGTACGTGTCGCCCGTCTTCGCGGCGATGTCGCCGCCGGCGTCCCAGACAAACGGCAGCGCGCCGAAGGTGTACTTGCCGCCGACCGCGATGCCGAAGGTGTCGGCGTGCTGGGCGTGGATCTTCCGGGTGGCGGCGACCAGGTCGTCGTACGAGGCCGGGGCGCCGAGGCCGGCCTCGGCGAACAGATCGGTGCGGTAGTACAGCGCCCGCACGCCCACCCACCAGGGCAGGCCGTAGGTCTTCCCGTCGAGCACCGCGGTCTTGGCGATGGCCGGGTCGAGGTCGTCCTTCGAACTCCAGCCGCTCAGCTCGGCCCCGATGTCGGCGAGACCGCCGGCGGCCACGTAGCCCGGGAGGTCGGTGTTGCCGAACTCGACCAGGTCGGGGGCGCTGGACGGGTCGTTGAAGGCCCCCTTCATCTTCGCCGCGCGAGCCGCCGCGTCGGTGTCGATGTAGCTCACCTTGACGGTGACGCCCTGGTGGGCCGCCTCGAAGGCGGTGACCGCCTTCGCGACGACGGCCTCCTTCGGCGCGTTGCCGGCCTCGTTGTACAGCCAGACCTGCACGGTGCCGCCCTTGTCGTCGGCGGCCTTGCCGTCGGCGGGCAGCGCGGTGCCGGGCGAACAGGCCGAGAGGGCGAGACTGCCGACGGTCAGTGCGGCGGCCGCGGCGGTCCATCTGATGAGACGCATGGGTGGAGACCTCCCCGCCCGACAGGATCCGCTCGCTACGCGTCCCGTGGGGGCGGACACGTCGAAACAGGCCCTGACCGGGGCTGATGGCTGAAGAGACGCAAGGGTGTGGCGGAGCCGCCCGGCCTGCCCGGCCGGGGATCCGCTCGATGCCGTGACGTTAGGCGGGGGCTCGCTTTGCCAACAAGAGACCTTTACCGATGTTTTGCACTGCACAACGCCATGCCGAATAATCGGCAACCCCGACGCCGGACGGTACGGTCTGAGCACCCTGCGGAGTCCGCGCGACGAGGCGGGGTCCGGGCCCGGCACGCGCCGGGGCCCGGCGCCGAGCAGGAGGGAAGGCAAGCGATGGCAGCCAAGGCCACCGACGACGGGCCGCAGCAGGCCGCAGCGGCCGGCGACCGGGCGGCGACCGCCGCTCCCGGCGACCGCAACCAGTCGTCCTCGCTCCGGCGCGCACTCGCCGTCCTCGGACACGTCCGCGACCACGCCAACGGCGGGCGCGGCGTCCCGCTCGGCCAGCTCGCCGAGGAACTCGGGCTCAACAAGAGCACCGTGCTGCGTCTCACCGGCCCGCTGCTCGACGAGCATCTGCTCGACCGCGACCGCGAGACCGGCTGGTTCCGGCTCGGCCACGGCGCGCTGCGGCTCGGCCAGGCCTACCTATCCACCCTCGACCTGCGCAGCGTCGCCGCCGAGCACCTGCGCCGGTTGCAGCGCGAGGCGGGCGAGACCGTCCACCTGACGGTGTGGGAGAGCCCCGGCATCGTGTACGTGGACAAGGTCGAGGACGAGACCAACGTCCGGATGGCCTCCCGGATCGGCAGCCGGGCCCCCGCCTACTGCACGGCCACCGGGAAGGCGATGCTCGCCTGGCTCCCGGACACCGAGGTGGAGGCGGTGGTGGACGCCGGGCTGCGCCCGGTCACCACCTGGACCATCTCCGACGCCGTCCGGCTGCGCGCCGACCTCGCCCGGATCCGCGCCCGCGGCTACTCGATCGACGACCGCGAGAACGAACCCGAGGTCCGCTGCGTGGCGGCGCCGATCTTCGACCACACCGGCGAGGTGGCGGCCGCCCTGTCGGTCTCCGGCCTGATCTCCCGGATGACCGCCGCCCGGGTGCGCAACCTCGGCCCGGTGGTGGCCCAGGTCGGCCTGCGGATCTCCCGCGAACTCGGCTCGGACCGCCAGCCGGCCGAGGCCCCCGGGCGCCGCCCCGCACCGTGAGCGGCGGCCCGTCGCGAGCGGCGGCCCACGTGAACGGCGGCCCGGACGGGCGGGCGGGGCGGTCGGCGGCGGGGCGGTCGGCGGCACCCGAGGGGCACGGGACCCGGGGCTACGGTCGTCGCGGCTACGGTCGTCGGGCCGACGCCGCCCGGGCCGGTATCGGCCCGGGCGGCGGGGAGGTCAGGGGCGCGCCGCCGCCCCGCGGCCCTCGTTCGTGACGGCACGGCCGGGCCGGCCGGAGCGGGCCTGCTGATCGGCGGCGACCGGTGAGAAGCGGACCGGCAGATGCACCAGCGCGCGGTGGAACGGGCCCGGCCGCCAGAGCAGTTCGGGCTCCGGCACCGCCAGCTCCAGGTCGCCCAGCCGACTGGTCAGCTGCTCGATGGCGGTGATGGCGATCAACAGCGCCGGATCCCGCGCCGGGCATGCGTGCGGACCGGCGGCCCACGCCAGGTGGGCGCTCTCGCCGCTGCGCCTGTGCGTGTCGTCCGGCGGCGGCGCGGCCTGGGAGTTGGCGGCGGCGTAGGAGACGAGCACCAGTTCGCCGGCCGAGATCCGCCGCCCGTGGAAGGTGATG
The sequence above is drawn from the Kitasatospora sp. NBC_00315 genome and encodes:
- a CDS encoding extracellular solute-binding protein produces the protein MRLIRWTAAAAALTVGSLALSACSPGTALPADGKAADDKGGTVQVWLYNEAGNAPKEAVVAKAVTAFEAAHQGVTVKVSYIDTDAAARAAKMKGAFNDPSSAPDLVEFGNTDLPGYVAAGGLADIGAELSGWSSKDDLDPAIAKTAVLDGKTYGLPWWVGVRALYYRTDLFAEAGLGAPASYDDLVAATRKIHAQHADTFGIAVGGKYTFGALPFVWDAGGDIAAKTGDTYTAAIDSAASQAGVKRYTDLFGADGCPAQQCADLTGGKTVDLFAAGKAAMAILPNSSRSKVDAGAAKGKYAVVPLPGAEAGSIAPAFAGGNNLGVMKAAKHRTLAAQFAELLASPENQQAMYDAMGNLPTLKSVNTAVAAKDPFLKPFTDTIAAGTRFVPMDQGWAQIDAQAVVPTMLQQVVTGKADVARASGDAAQQINTAFQAH
- a CDS encoding IclR family transcriptional regulator gives rise to the protein MAAKATDDGPQQAAAAGDRAATAAPGDRNQSSSLRRALAVLGHVRDHANGGRGVPLGQLAEELGLNKSTVLRLTGPLLDEHLLDRDRETGWFRLGHGALRLGQAYLSTLDLRSVAAEHLRRLQREAGETVHLTVWESPGIVYVDKVEDETNVRMASRIGSRAPAYCTATGKAMLAWLPDTEVEAVVDAGLRPVTTWTISDAVRLRADLARIRARGYSIDDRENEPEVRCVAAPIFDHTGEVAAALSVSGLISRMTAARVRNLGPVVAQVGLRISRELGSDRQPAEAPGRRPAP
- a CDS encoding carbohydrate ABC transporter permease; protein product: MSASLTTAPAAPTPPAGRRRGAGPVAPARGRRRLTPLWLLLPALVILIPLVLYPIYQLGLLSVLDFGQAQASGGVPTRFVGFENYSTILGDRQFWTVLAQTVGFAAFCVLATLAVGATLAVLLTRIGKVARLVLTTASMAAWAAPAMTGSTVWSFLFDTNLGLVNDLLVKLGLSGFHEYNWFYDKWTAFLIVGAVVVWHSFPFVMVTLYAGINAIPGEILEAASLDGAGTWTTFRRITAPMLRPILTIVVIQSVIWDFKVFTQIYVMTTGGGIAGQNLVLNVYAYQKAFASSQYGLGAAIGVIMLLILVVPTVLHIRTLRRTGNEL
- a CDS encoding carbohydrate ABC transporter permease; this encodes MNTRSRWRFAANTTAYAVAAVTAFPIFWMVLSAFKPKGEVQSLHPKPWTAHPTLESFRQVLGVDGFGRYFLNSVVIALAVVVLSGLVVFLAAVAVSRFRFRFRTTIMVMFLIAQMIPVEALTIPLFFMFRDAGRFAPGIGLNTLASLILVQLAFSLPFGIWMMRGFVAAVPVSIEEAAQIDGASRSRILWRILLPLVAPGLAATSVFSFIAAWNDFVFAKTFIISATQNQTLPSALLVFFKPDEADWGAIMAASTLMTVPVLVFFVAVQRKLVSGLAGAVKD
- a CDS encoding GlsB/YeaQ/YmgE family stress response membrane protein, whose product is MSFLWAVIAGLVIGLLAKLLLPGRQPVPLWLTIVLGIIGGVAGNALAGALGVRDTGGIDWIRHLLQIGVAAVLIAVFSPVWGRRRV
- a CDS encoding MFS transporter, with product MTGSARVALPGPIREPSAGQGGPRRATGGRRAPVGSEGRRARVSAQRGTSRRLALAGMLFAVSMTFIDQTIVSIAAPSIIGELGLSSAGMQWVVNAYLLSLAAFFALGGRLADVLGHRRLMLIGTVTFVVASALCGAVPTGSAAQVWLITFRAVQGLGAALMFPAALAVVVEVFPVERRGAALAVFFGVAGGLTAIGPILGGWLTAWTWRAIFWVNVPVAVIAIVLTLMARIRNRPRPEPVDWPGAALVAVGMGLSVLGLQQASSWGWGSPATWLCVGGGLLVLALFVVVELRGEDPLITMRVFTDRAFSVDNAVLFFAMMSFVPVFFFASVYAQVALSSSPQEAGLYLLVFFAGFAPGSQIGGRMLDRRGARRPMVLGTLLGAVGFALWAHKITDLSLNAQWPYIVLSGAGIGLLLTPASTDAVNRAIGASYGEVTGITQTIRNYSASVSLAVLGTVLLNATTTNIRRTLLRQGLSEQDARGTATAIARSVAGQGGSNGSGGSGRLGAAAMDAVRLDFAQANRPVFYGMAAALAVAFLCALLHPGTRVTAPSGESEVPEESAVERG
- a CDS encoding SsgA family sporulation/cell division regulator, yielding MDAQRDAYTETTVERALAAHLAGPVPRTLRMVARYDTGNPYAVSLCFPAPAVLADGLTVEDGGRPEDGTVWTVSRELLTDGVRLPAGLGDLRVRPAGGGLTRLEFHGIAGVALVHTDTCALAGFLSDAHALVPAGTEHLLIRWPDTVETLLGQGGR